A window from Citrus sinensis cultivar Valencia sweet orange chromosome 3, DVS_A1.0, whole genome shotgun sequence encodes these proteins:
- the LOC102627664 gene encoding uncharacterized protein LOC102627664 isoform X2, whose product MVVKEEEMVLVTPGEVLGKATEVKAGKGAYVAKHNGLVYASLTGLLRTLSPPPDSPDQRPTVEVTGHKAHGPVPEPGSVVIARVTKVMTRMASADIMCVGAKSVREKFSGIIRQQDVRATEIDKVDMHLSFRPGDIVRASVISCPLEMHGHIFFPLQKMIWVLCQRRVQLVEPWFQ is encoded by the exons ATGGTagtaaaagaagaagagatggTATTGGTAACACCAGGAGAGGTGTTGGGGAAGGCAACAGAAGTGAAAGCAGGGAAGGGAGCTTACGTGGCCAAACACAACGGTCTCGTCTACGCTTCTCTCACTGGTCTCCTCCGCACTCTATCCCCTCCTCCCGATTCCCCCGACCAG AGACCAACTGTGGAAGTAACTGGTCACAAGGCCCATGGCCCTGTTCCAGAGCCTGGTTCTGTTGTCATTGCCCGA GTTACGAAAGTGATGACTAGGATGGCTTCAGCTGATATTATGTGTGTTGGTGCCAAGTCTGTGAGAGAGAAATTTTCGGGCATAATCAG GCAGCAAGATGTTAGAGCAACTGAGATTGACAAAGTGGATATGCACTTGTCATTTCGGCCTGGGGACATTGTTAGAGCTTCAGTG ATAAGCTGTCCCTTGGAGATGCACGGGCATATTTTCTTTCCACTGCAAAAAATGATCTGGGTGTTGTGTCAGCGGAGAGTACAGCTG GTGGAACCATGGTTCCAATAA
- the LOC102627664 gene encoding uncharacterized protein LOC102627664 isoform X1, producing MVVKEEEMVLVTPGEVLGKATEVKAGKGAYVAKHNGLVYASLTGLLRTLSPPPDSPDQRPTVEVTGHKAHGPVPEPGSVVIARVTKVMTRMASADIMCVGAKSVREKFSGIIRQQDVRATEIDKVDMHLSFRPGDIVRASVLSLGDARAYFLSTAKNDLGVVSAESTAGGTMVPISWTEMQCPLTGQTEQRKVAKVRS from the exons ATGGTagtaaaagaagaagagatggTATTGGTAACACCAGGAGAGGTGTTGGGGAAGGCAACAGAAGTGAAAGCAGGGAAGGGAGCTTACGTGGCCAAACACAACGGTCTCGTCTACGCTTCTCTCACTGGTCTCCTCCGCACTCTATCCCCTCCTCCCGATTCCCCCGACCAG AGACCAACTGTGGAAGTAACTGGTCACAAGGCCCATGGCCCTGTTCCAGAGCCTGGTTCTGTTGTCATTGCCCGA GTTACGAAAGTGATGACTAGGATGGCTTCAGCTGATATTATGTGTGTTGGTGCCAAGTCTGTGAGAGAGAAATTTTCGGGCATAATCAG GCAGCAAGATGTTAGAGCAACTGAGATTGACAAAGTGGATATGCACTTGTCATTTCGGCCTGGGGACATTGTTAGAGCTTCAGTG CTGTCCCTTGGAGATGCACGGGCATATTTTCTTTCCACTGCAAAAAATGATCTGGGTGTTGTGTCAGCGGAGAGTACAGCTG GTGGAACCATGGTTCCAATAAGTTGGACCGAGATGCAATGCCCATTAACCGGCCAAACCGAGCAAAGAAAGGTTGCCAAGGTTAGGAGTTGA